From Calditrichota bacterium, one genomic window encodes:
- a CDS encoding universal stress protein produces the protein MIKSILIPLDPSPYTDSAIEVGCRMAKYHGAQLTGLVILDIPGIEKQIGPVPIGGSYYADKLEEKHTRHAQERIDQLLHKFRSKCDAAGVKHVESQNQGSPSERILHESLFYDMVITGLRTHFHFETQDKPGSSLHELLHESITPIYGVPKDLMIPDPISDKIKVLIPFNGSLPAARALQRFAQFMIPEMSEPRLLISEDDEHVASSLLKSAKDYLELHGFKNIITDWTTDKIIESCKGDMLDWADVVVVGAHSKRGLFDFMVGSLTEHLIKWDKKPILIGQ, from the coding sequence ATGATTAAAAGTATTCTTATTCCCCTTGATCCATCACCATACACCGACTCGGCCATTGAGGTTGGATGCAGAATGGCAAAGTATCACGGAGCACAATTAACCGGGTTGGTAATTTTAGATATTCCTGGAATTGAAAAACAAATCGGGCCTGTACCGATTGGCGGTTCTTATTATGCAGATAAGCTGGAAGAAAAACACACACGACATGCGCAGGAACGCATCGACCAACTGTTGCATAAATTTCGTTCAAAATGTGATGCTGCCGGTGTTAAACATGTGGAATCTCAAAACCAGGGCAGCCCAAGTGAGCGAATCTTGCATGAATCATTATTCTATGATATGGTAATTACCGGTTTGAGGACTCATTTTCATTTTGAGACACAAGACAAACCGGGGAGCTCTCTCCATGAACTACTTCATGAATCCATTACACCTATTTATGGTGTGCCAAAAGATTTGATGATACCTGATCCGATATCAGACAAAATAAAAGTATTAATTCCGTTTAATGGAAGCCTTCCTGCAGCAAGGGCATTGCAGCGTTTTGCTCAGTTTATGATTCCTGAAATGTCTGAGCCGCGTTTGTTAATTTCAGAAGATGATGAGCATGTGGCATCATCATTACTTAAAAGCGCTAAAGATTATCTGGAATTGCACGGGTTTAAAAATATTATTACAGACTGGACAACCGATAAAATAATCGAGTCCTGTAAAGGCGATATGTTGGATTGGGCTGATGTGGTTGTTGTAGGCGCACACTCAAAACGCGGTCTGTTTGATTTTATGGTCGGTAGCTTAACAGAGCATCTTATTAAGTGGGATAAAAAACCAATCCTGATTGGTCAGTAA
- a CDS encoding DUF423 domain-containing protein: MKLMLISGALFALLSVAFGAFGAHGLKNILDDYGKEIWQKAFLYQMFHALALLLTGILQNLFKEINFTVAGYAFILGILFFSGSLYILALTNIKTLGAVTPLGGLAFLFGWGWMIYGFTKV; this comes from the coding sequence ATGAAATTAATGTTAATATCCGGTGCTCTATTTGCTTTGCTTAGTGTAGCCTTTGGTGCATTTGGCGCTCATGGATTAAAAAATATTTTAGATGATTATGGTAAAGAAATCTGGCAAAAAGCATTTTTATATCAAATGTTTCATGCACTGGCATTGTTACTGACAGGTATTCTGCAAAATCTATTTAAAGAAATTAATTTTACAGTTGCCGGTTATGCTTTTATACTGGGGATTCTCTTTTTTAGCGGAAGTTTATATATTTTGGCTTTAACAAATATCAAAACTTTAGGTGCAGTTACACCGCTTGGCGGACTGGCATTTTTATTTGGATGGGGCTGGATGATTTACGGTTTTACTAAAGTTTAA
- a CDS encoding D-2-hydroxyacid dehydrogenase codes for MNKKKIVILDGYTLNPGDLSWQAIQELGECSIYERTNESDILKRAINAQIILTNKTPLTKSILKKLPNLELIVVTATGVNIVDIDAARSLNIPVANVPAYGVNSVAQMVFAHILNLTQHVSHHNKTIKDGRWTNSKDWSYWDFPLLELAEKKMGIIGYGQIGQKVAQIARAFGMDVLINTRRVVKNYSKEFKQVNLEELFKQSDVISLHCPLTNETNHLINNISISKMKKSVLLINTSRGGLINEKDLQLALNEERISGAGLDVLSSEPPTAENPLLTAKNCYITPHIAWATKEARQRLLDIVIENIKSFIDEKPKNIVN; via the coding sequence ATGAATAAAAAGAAAATAGTTATACTGGACGGATACACCCTAAATCCCGGAGATTTAAGTTGGCAGGCAATTCAAGAACTTGGGGAATGTTCAATTTATGAACGGACAAATGAATCGGATATTTTAAAACGGGCTATCAATGCTCAGATTATATTGACTAATAAAACCCCACTTACAAAATCAATCCTGAAAAAATTGCCAAATTTAGAATTAATTGTTGTTACAGCAACGGGTGTAAATATAGTAGATATTGATGCTGCCCGAAGTTTAAATATTCCAGTAGCAAACGTACCTGCCTATGGTGTTAATTCGGTTGCACAAATGGTTTTTGCTCATATTTTAAACCTGACCCAACATGTAAGCCACCATAATAAAACAATAAAAGATGGTAGATGGACAAATTCCAAGGATTGGTCCTATTGGGATTTTCCTTTATTAGAATTGGCCGAAAAAAAAATGGGCATTATCGGTTATGGTCAGATTGGGCAAAAAGTAGCACAAATTGCACGGGCATTTGGGATGGATGTCTTGATTAATACAAGGCGTGTAGTAAAAAATTATAGTAAAGAATTTAAACAAGTAAATTTAGAGGAATTGTTTAAGCAAAGTGATGTTATAAGTCTTCATTGTCCACTTACAAATGAAACGAATCACCTAATAAACAATATTAGTATTTCAAAGATGAAAAAGAGTGTTCTTCTAATCAATACGAGCCGCGGAGGACTTATCAATGAAAAGGATTTGCAGCTGGCATTAAATGAAGAACGTATTTCTGGAGCCGGTTTGGATGTTTTGTCATCAGAGCCACCAACTGCAGAGAATCCATTATTGACTGCAAAAAATTGTTATATAACGCCGCATATTGCCTGGGCTACAAAAGAAGCACGGCAAAGATTGCTGGATATTGTTATAGAAAATATCAAATCTTTTATAGACGAAAAGCCAAAAAATATTGTGAATTGA
- a CDS encoding aminoacyl-histidine dipeptidase has protein sequence MSNVFDGLKPALVWEHFYNINQIPRCSKNEEGARAYVKGVADRLNLEYKEDAVGNIVVKKAASAGMENSPTVILQGHVDMVCEKNKGTVHDFTKDPIKMLIDDGWVRADGTTLGADNAIGVCMGLALLEDDSLAHPPLEVLCTIDEETGMTGAMGLEPGFLDGKIMLNLDTEEEGALYIGCAGGKHTIMTRKIDWQNAPSGQKTYSVKIKGLRGGHSGLNIVDQFGNAIKLLTRVIYKLGQTQKFSVASINGGTAHNAIPREAEVTLVLDSAAHAELEKLAAHFSPVFSDEFSAVEKDISFAIEEVGAADKVFSDDLSKTIISFLYSIPHGVEAMSQAVEGLVETSTNMAVVETRENELYLLTSQRSSVASSILDIADKVKASAELAGFDVEQGGGYPAWQPNPDSPLLKACKEVYSKKYGEEAEIKAVHAGLECGIIGEQFPGMDMISLGPDILGAHSPDERVKIDSVNNVWEYLLDVLKAL, from the coding sequence ATGTCCAATGTATTTGATGGACTCAAGCCAGCCCTGGTTTGGGAACATTTCTATAATATCAATCAAATTCCACGTTGTTCTAAAAATGAAGAAGGTGCCCGAGCATATGTAAAGGGTGTTGCTGATAGATTGAATCTTGAATATAAGGAAGATGCAGTTGGAAATATTGTTGTAAAAAAAGCTGCTTCAGCAGGAATGGAAAATAGCCCGACTGTAATTCTACAGGGCCATGTGGATATGGTTTGCGAAAAAAATAAAGGCACAGTTCACGATTTCACCAAAGATCCAATTAAAATGCTAATTGACGATGGCTGGGTAAGAGCAGACGGTACAACACTTGGTGCAGATAATGCCATTGGTGTTTGTATGGGGTTGGCACTTTTAGAAGATGATTCATTGGCACATCCACCATTGGAAGTTTTGTGCACAATTGATGAGGAAACAGGAATGACAGGTGCAATGGGACTTGAGCCTGGATTTCTTGACGGCAAAATTATGCTTAACCTGGATACCGAAGAAGAGGGCGCACTTTATATTGGTTGCGCAGGTGGTAAACACACAATTATGACCCGTAAAATTGATTGGCAGAATGCTCCGTCCGGACAGAAAACATATTCTGTAAAAATAAAAGGTTTACGTGGGGGGCACTCTGGTTTAAATATTGTTGACCAGTTTGGAAATGCCATAAAATTACTAACACGCGTAATTTATAAACTTGGACAAACTCAGAAGTTTTCAGTTGCTTCAATAAATGGTGGTACTGCGCATAATGCAATCCCGCGCGAAGCTGAAGTTACTTTAGTTCTTGATTCAGCCGCTCATGCGGAATTAGAAAAATTGGCCGCACACTTTTCGCCTGTTTTTAGTGATGAGTTCAGCGCTGTTGAAAAAGATATTTCTTTTGCAATAGAAGAAGTTGGTGCTGCTGATAAAGTTTTTAGTGATGATTTGAGCAAAACAATTATTTCATTTCTTTATTCAATTCCCCACGGCGTTGAGGCAATGAGCCAGGCTGTTGAAGGTCTTGTTGAAACATCAACAAATATGGCGGTTGTGGAAACACGCGAGAATGAACTTTATTTATTGACAAGCCAACGCTCATCTGTTGCATCATCCATCCTTGATATTGCCGACAAAGTTAAAGCTTCTGCCGAGCTAGCCGGTTTTGATGTTGAACAAGGTGGTGGATATCCTGCGTGGCAGCCAAATCCTGATTCACCACTTTTAAAAGCCTGCAAAGAAGTATACAGCAAAAAATATGGTGAAGAAGCAGAAATAAAAGCTGTTCATGCCGGATTAGAATGTGGTATTATTGGAGAGCAATTTCCGGGAATGGATATGATCTCATTAGGTCCGGACATTTTAGGAGCGCACTCCCCGGATGAAAGAGTTAAAATTGATTCTGTAAATAATGTTTGGGAATATTTATTGGATGTTTTAAAAGCGCTATAG
- a CDS encoding alpha/beta hydrolase, with the protein MKTKQNDSFIKTVQLIILFSFFQFSVFAEEPGFNKLQGLGETHYYQLNSQTIDQTYHLYVRLPENYESGKKYPTIYLLDGGITFPILGGYYRYLRLAEEIPEMIVVGISYGTSDWQKGNMRSRDFTAKAADRDFWGGAANFQKVLVNEIFSLIEKQYSSDSKKRLIFGQSIGGQFVLYTALTSPDLFWGHIASNPALHRNLDFFIKNPGIQKADKQTKLFVSSGENDDQRFREPALKWMKHWEKQSKSPWFLKTATLNGHSHFSAAPEAFRQGLKWIFSK; encoded by the coding sequence ATGAAAACGAAACAAAATGATTCATTCATAAAAACTGTACAACTCATTATTCTGTTTAGCTTCTTTCAGTTTTCTGTGTTTGCGGAAGAACCCGGCTTTAACAAACTACAAGGTTTGGGAGAAACACATTATTACCAATTGAATTCGCAAACAATCGATCAGACGTATCATCTTTATGTGCGTTTACCGGAAAACTATGAGTCAGGTAAAAAATATCCTACTATCTATTTACTTGATGGCGGTATTACTTTTCCGATATTGGGTGGCTATTACCGATATTTAAGACTTGCGGAAGAAATTCCGGAAATGATTGTTGTCGGTATTTCTTATGGAACGTCAGACTGGCAAAAAGGAAATATGCGAAGCCGTGACTTTACCGCAAAAGCCGCTGATCGAGATTTTTGGGGTGGAGCAGCTAATTTTCAAAAAGTTTTAGTAAATGAAATATTTTCACTTATTGAAAAGCAATATTCATCTGATAGTAAAAAGCGTCTTATTTTTGGACAATCGATCGGCGGACAATTTGTGCTTTATACCGCTTTAACATCTCCTGATTTGTTTTGGGGCCACATTGCAAGTAATCCAGCTTTACACCGCAACTTGGATTTTTTCATAAAAAATCCTGGTATTCAAAAAGCAGATAAACAGACAAAGTTATTTGTTTCAAGTGGAGAAAATGATGACCAGCGATTTCGCGAACCAGCCTTAAAATGGATGAAGCATTGGGAGAAACAATCAAAGTCTCCATGGTTTTTAAAAACCGCAACATTAAATGGTCACAGCCATTTTTCTGCTGCCCCCGAAGCTTTTCGCCAGGGACTAAAATGGATATTCTCAAAGTAA
- a CDS encoding T9SS type A sorting domain-containing protein, which yields MKNQKRNKIIIIPLFIFCIINFSSGQNVYINEFLASNVTTNAEILDYDDYSDWIEIYNAQDTSVDLSGYYLTDNLNEPTKHQIEEGTVIKSKGYLLFWADGMEPVDPYVSLQNLHLSFKLSNSGEEIGLYDPKGNQIDAITFGPQITDVSYGRRPDSLNIWNYFGEPTPEAANNTNGTLNTEKATIPLFSIPGGVFDNGKEVVLTNESPTATIHYTFDGSKPTSSSAEFDSWVTLNNTAVLRARVFDGDKLPGPIVTQSYIINEEPTLPVLSLAVFPGPMFGDEKGIYTNEIKKRVLPVSVDYFDKEGELGFTLDAGIRLSGQAAFHYAQKPLTISTEDRFGFEEINYKIFPSRENEKFTSIYLRNSGTPDVQYTMFRDGLQHSLVVNQFDLDMQAYQPAMTFINGDYYGIYNIREKLDADYLASHHGIDPGNIDYLEYDFGPTPIANEGDLTAYNKLIAYLNSHNLSNAENYNYIKTQIDVNEYINYLITEIFCNNTNWPNTNEKLWKERVENSKWRWVLLDLDFGFGTYDNYTYNALSIATSSFIFEKLLESTDFKNEFIQRFAIYLNTVFQEERVVHIFDSLKSKIETEIPRHIERWGEIPSYNTWKANVNVMQEFGSKRQKYQRQHILNFFGLTGTTEFTVNQTDLSAGKILLNNMIVPANYSGPHFMDAAITLKAIPIVGYKFKEWQGISNSSSDSIQVTLTDTSSITAVFEPSDDNVLPAVLDSDNTLTLSGSPYLVKGDLVISPNATLVLEEGTEIQMTENSSIFVYGNIIVNGSESNPVVIKPNNISGFSNWGALCIENATAPSQISHLVLKGSTKGSNLERHVGSISVNNSEIDMNYIRLENVAFPIYAQYSKVTLRNSILHSNHTSDLINVKYANATLIENNDFRGNTLFDTDAIDLDQVNGGIVRGNTIYNFTGFNSDGIDLGEGCKNILIEGNLIFNCTDKGISVGQASITNIKNNVIVNCAQGVGIKDDSSYAFIDRNTFYGNALAVASFEKNIGAGGGHADIVNSILSQSTKAPFWVDDLSVLNISYSLSDTEKMNGEGNIHSNPSFSNNFYLNSNSPAIDAGSPDTIDPDGTRADMGAKYYDGTEHEKLMITEIHYNPANGDGFEFIEIFNSGLTTVALQGFRLSGRIEFSFPVGSQITSGEYLIVANNASTYLDKVYQVFEWTGNSLPNTGADIRLLENERQVDIVSYSNKNDWVRQTDGKGPSLELRSLKMENLLNRNWRKSYVDGGTPGQKNSIQKVENIFINELLAENKSYNRDDNREYDDWIEIYNGSDQEADMGGFYLTDDLKNPTKYRITVIDPTSTIIEPGGYKLFWADKNVSQGPLHVDFKLNGNGEEIGLVRVIENDTIFIDQVSYKKQIADVSYGRKTDGGGEWVQLQLPTPDLPNAMPGLFEKGVLVVNSLASLNSKAVYDAFANRAFWGNYPITFWDVFEAPEDGYPASLPEEPAGVGYVPLDVLLQYSTVIWLGKNYFGVTVNKSNSEDFFKYVEYGGNLILLSRYGQEEYKGQLSQKMGIKWGNSGYVATQECISIDNKMTDMDLLRVQILNSVFNISLTNENSTLLFKETISFDEPKGIGAWTNPQYGGLYNENGAKIIYISGRPYWYDYNDLSSNIEYMLQHFLGESPVGIDGTETPAVIEKYELSQNYPNPFNPATTIKYALKNAGPVKLVVYDLLGREVKTLVDEKQKSGRYEVVFNAKDLSTGLYFFRIKAGSFEETKKMVLIK from the coding sequence ATGAAAAATCAAAAAAGAAATAAAATCATTATTATCCCGCTTTTTATTTTTTGTATAATAAATTTTTCAAGCGGACAAAATGTATATATAAATGAGTTTTTAGCCTCCAACGTAACAACCAATGCTGAAATTTTAGACTATGATGATTATTCGGATTGGATAGAAATATATAACGCTCAGGACACATCCGTTGATTTAAGTGGATATTATTTGACAGATAATTTGAATGAACCAACAAAGCACCAAATTGAAGAAGGCACCGTTATTAAATCAAAAGGATATCTCTTATTTTGGGCTGATGGTATGGAGCCAGTTGATCCATATGTTAGCTTACAAAACCTTCATTTAAGTTTTAAGTTAAGTAATAGTGGTGAAGAAATTGGGCTATATGATCCCAAGGGTAATCAAATTGATGCAATCACTTTTGGCCCGCAAATAACAGATGTATCTTATGGCAGACGGCCAGACAGTTTAAACATTTGGAATTATTTTGGAGAGCCAACACCGGAAGCTGCAAATAATACAAACGGTACATTAAATACTGAAAAAGCTACTATACCACTTTTTTCTATCCCGGGTGGAGTATTCGACAATGGAAAGGAAGTAGTACTTACCAATGAGTCTCCAACTGCAACAATTCATTACACATTTGATGGATCAAAACCGACCAGTTCATCTGCTGAATTTGATTCGTGGGTTACTTTAAATAACACTGCTGTTTTAAGAGCAAGGGTATTTGATGGCGATAAATTGCCGGGCCCAATTGTAACGCAATCGTATATAATTAATGAAGAGCCAACTCTTCCTGTTCTCTCTTTGGCTGTCTTTCCAGGACCCATGTTTGGAGATGAAAAGGGAATTTATACAAATGAAATAAAAAAGCGCGTTTTGCCAGTAAGTGTTGATTATTTTGACAAGGAAGGTGAGCTGGGATTTACACTTGATGCTGGGATTAGACTTTCCGGCCAGGCTGCTTTTCATTATGCCCAGAAGCCTTTAACAATTTCGACAGAGGATAGGTTTGGATTTGAAGAAATTAATTACAAAATATTTCCAAGCAGGGAAAATGAAAAATTCACATCAATTTATTTAAGAAACTCAGGTACACCGGATGTTCAGTATACAATGTTTCGTGACGGTCTCCAGCATTCTCTGGTTGTAAACCAATTTGATTTGGATATGCAAGCATATCAGCCGGCAATGACTTTTATAAATGGGGATTATTATGGGATTTATAATATTCGGGAAAAACTGGATGCCGATTACCTGGCTTCTCACCATGGTATTGATCCCGGAAATATAGATTATCTCGAATACGATTTTGGCCCGACACCGATTGCTAATGAAGGAGACCTTACAGCTTATAACAAACTGATTGCTTATCTTAATAGTCATAATCTATCGAATGCTGAAAACTACAATTACATAAAAACGCAAATCGATGTAAATGAATATATAAATTATTTGATTACCGAAATCTTTTGTAATAATACTAATTGGCCAAATACCAATGAAAAGTTGTGGAAGGAGAGAGTAGAAAACTCAAAATGGCGCTGGGTTTTGCTGGACCTTGATTTTGGCTTTGGTACGTATGATAATTATACGTACAATGCTTTAAGTATTGCCACTTCTTCTTTTATATTTGAAAAGCTGCTCGAGAGCACTGATTTTAAAAATGAGTTCATCCAAAGGTTTGCAATTTACCTAAATACGGTTTTTCAGGAAGAGAGGGTTGTACATATTTTCGATAGTTTAAAAAGCAAAATTGAAACTGAAATACCAAGACATATAGAAAGATGGGGAGAAATTCCATCTTATAATACCTGGAAGGCCAATGTTAATGTAATGCAAGAGTTTGGTTCCAAACGTCAAAAATATCAACGACAGCATATTTTAAATTTTTTCGGTTTGACAGGAACAACTGAGTTCACAGTTAACCAAACCGATTTATCCGCAGGTAAAATACTTTTAAACAATATGATTGTACCGGCTAATTATTCCGGTCCTCATTTTATGGATGCAGCAATAACATTAAAAGCGATACCTATTGTGGGTTATAAATTCAAAGAATGGCAGGGCATTTCCAATAGTAGTTCGGATTCTATTCAAGTTACATTGACCGATACATCTTCCATAACTGCCGTATTTGAACCATCGGATGATAATGTTTTACCAGCTGTTTTGGACTCGGATAATACACTAACATTAAGTGGTTCACCATACCTGGTAAAAGGTGATTTAGTAATTTCACCTAATGCAACATTAGTACTTGAAGAGGGAACAGAAATTCAAATGACAGAAAATTCGAGTATTTTTGTATATGGCAATATTATAGTAAATGGCAGCGAATCGAATCCTGTAGTTATAAAGCCAAACAATATTAGTGGGTTCTCAAATTGGGGCGCCTTATGTATTGAAAATGCAACAGCCCCATCACAAATTTCCCACCTTGTACTAAAAGGCTCCACAAAGGGCAGTAATTTGGAAAGACATGTTGGTTCAATTTCGGTGAATAACTCTGAGATAGATATGAATTATATCCGGTTGGAAAATGTAGCTTTTCCGATTTATGCCCAGTATAGTAAAGTCACCCTTCGCAATAGTATTTTACACTCAAACCATACGTCAGATTTGATAAATGTGAAATATGCCAATGCGACACTTATTGAAAACAATGACTTTCGTGGCAACACTTTGTTTGATACCGATGCCATTGATTTAGATCAGGTAAATGGTGGCATTGTCAGGGGTAATACTATCTACAATTTTACTGGTTTTAACAGTGACGGCATAGATTTGGGCGAGGGTTGTAAGAATATTCTTATTGAGGGAAACCTGATTTTTAATTGTACTGATAAAGGGATATCTGTAGGACAAGCATCAATTACAAATATTAAAAATAATGTAATTGTTAATTGTGCCCAGGGTGTTGGCATAAAAGATGATTCATCATATGCCTTTATAGACCGCAATACTTTTTATGGAAATGCTTTGGCCGTTGCCAGCTTTGAAAAAAATATTGGTGCCGGTGGTGGCCATGCAGATATTGTAAATTCGATACTGTCGCAATCGACAAAAGCACCCTTCTGGGTAGATGACCTATCGGTTTTAAATATAAGCTATTCCCTATCGGATACAGAAAAGATGAACGGGGAAGGGAACATACATAGCAACCCTTCTTTTTCAAATAATTTTTATCTCAATTCAAATTCCCCGGCAATAGATGCCGGGAGTCCTGATACGATTGATCCCGATGGTACACGCGCAGATATGGGTGCCAAATATTATGATGGAACGGAACATGAAAAACTAATGATTACAGAAATTCATTATAACCCTGCAAATGGGGACGGTTTTGAGTTTATCGAAATATTTAACAGTGGCTTAACGACAGTTGCTTTACAAGGGTTCAGGCTTTCTGGTAGGATTGAATTCAGTTTTCCGGTTGGATCGCAAATAACAAGTGGTGAATACCTGATAGTTGCAAATAATGCGTCTACATATTTGGACAAAGTATACCAGGTGTTTGAATGGACCGGCAATTCCCTTCCAAATACAGGAGCTGATATTAGATTGTTAGAAAATGAAAGGCAAGTTGACATTGTTAGTTATAGTAACAAAAATGATTGGGTAAGACAAACGGATGGAAAAGGCCCGTCACTTGAATTACGATCCCTGAAAATGGAGAACCTGCTAAATAGGAATTGGCGGAAGAGCTATGTTGATGGTGGCACGCCTGGCCAAAAGAACTCAATTCAAAAAGTAGAAAATATATTTATAAATGAGCTTTTAGCAGAAAACAAATCATATAATAGAGACGACAATAGAGAGTATGACGATTGGATAGAGATTTATAATGGTAGCGATCAGGAAGCAGACATGGGCGGGTTCTATTTGACGGATGATTTAAAAAATCCAACAAAATACCGGATAACTGTAATAGACCCCACCTCCACTATAATTGAGCCTGGTGGCTACAAACTTTTTTGGGCTGACAAAAACGTGTCCCAAGGCCCCTTACATGTAGACTTTAAACTAAATGGCAATGGTGAAGAAATTGGATTGGTGCGTGTTATTGAAAATGATACAATATTTATTGACCAGGTGAGTTATAAAAAGCAAATAGCAGATGTTTCCTATGGCAGAAAAACAGATGGTGGCGGGGAATGGGTACAACTACAGCTTCCAACACCAGATTTACCTAATGCTATGCCGGGCTTATTTGAAAAGGGTGTTTTGGTTGTAAACAGCTTAGCATCTTTAAACTCAAAAGCAGTTTATGATGCCTTTGCAAATAGGGCTTTTTGGGGAAATTACCCGATTACCTTCTGGGATGTATTTGAAGCACCGGAAGACGGGTATCCGGCCTCTTTACCTGAGGAGCCGGCTGGGGTAGGTTATGTCCCGCTGGATGTTTTGTTACAGTATTCAACTGTTATTTGGTTGGGAAAGAATTATTTTGGTGTCACGGTCAATAAATCAAATTCAGAAGATTTTTTTAAATATGTTGAATATGGGGGGAACCTAATTTTACTCTCACGATATGGCCAGGAAGAATATAAAGGGCAGTTGAGCCAAAAAATGGGTATTAAATGGGGGAACAGCGGTTATGTTGCAACCCAGGAGTGTATTTCTATTGATAATAAAATGACTGACATGGATCTTTTGCGTGTCCAAATCTTAAATTCAGTTTTTAATATAAGTTTAACCAATGAAAATAGTACACTCTTATTTAAAGAAACAATCAGCTTTGATGAACCAAAAGGAATAGGTGCCTGGACAAATCCGCAATATGGTGGATTATATAATGAGAATGGGGCCAAAATAATATATATAAGTGGGCGTCCCTACTGGTATGATTATAATGATTTAAGTTCTAATATTGAATATATGTTACAGCATTTTTTGGGAGAATCGCCTGTTGGCATTGATGGTACTGAAACTCCTGCAGTTATTGAAAAATATGAGCTATCTCAGAATTATCCAAATCCATTTAACCCGGCAACAACAATTAAATATGCCCTTAAAAATGCCGGGCCCGTTAAATTGGTTGTTTATGATTTGCTTGGCCGTGAGGTAAAAACACTTGTTGATGAAAAACAAAAAAGTGGAAGATACGAGGTTGTTTTTAATGCAAAGGATTTATCAACGGGTCTATATTTTTTCAGAATAAAAGCCGGGTCTTTTGAGGAAACAAAAAAGATGGTTTTAATAAAATAA
- a CDS encoding aldo/keto reductase, translated as MKYKNLGKNGPEVSTMGFGAWAIGGMNWGKTDDTVSINALNEAIDKRVTLIDTADVYGFGHSEELIAKVISERGKKNIIIATKAGNDFYNASSDDDEGYGAIKQTYTKNYLISAAEKSLKRLNLETLDILQLHSPDLKKLERDEPWQALEQLKKDGKIKHAGLSIQSFKETEQAHLLDAHNDILDCLQVRYNLLEREAEKVLFPKALKYGIGVIVRIPLLFGFLTGKFDAKSTFGEDDHRSMNLSAEKLRQYLNELERLEPLYDHFKEQSKAQVSLRFCISHPACQTAIPGAKTSRQVEENSSASDLGPIPQNILDSLV; from the coding sequence ATGAAATACAAAAATCTTGGGAAAAATGGTCCTGAAGTTTCGACAATGGGATTTGGAGCATGGGCTATTGGCGGGATGAATTGGGGGAAGACGGATGATACAGTTTCTATAAATGCCCTGAATGAAGCGATTGATAAGAGAGTGACCCTGATCGATACAGCAGATGTATATGGCTTTGGACATTCTGAAGAATTGATTGCAAAGGTGATTAGCGAACGTGGTAAAAAAAACATCATAATTGCCACTAAAGCGGGTAATGATTTTTATAATGCATCGTCTGATGATGATGAAGGTTATGGAGCAATAAAGCAAACTTATACAAAAAATTATCTAATCTCTGCAGCAGAGAAAAGCTTAAAACGCCTTAATTTGGAAACTCTGGATATTCTACAACTACATAGCCCGGATTTGAAAAAGCTGGAAAGAGATGAGCCCTGGCAAGCGCTGGAACAATTAAAAAAAGATGGGAAAATCAAACACGCCGGCTTAAGCATTCAATCTTTTAAAGAAACAGAGCAGGCGCATTTGCTGGATGCCCACAATGATATTTTGGATTGTTTACAGGTGCGTTATAATCTTTTAGAGAGGGAAGCTGAAAAGGTGCTTTTTCCAAAAGCTCTAAAATATGGAATTGGGGTTATTGTGCGTATTCCTCTTTTGTTTGGATTTTTAACCGGGAAATTTGATGCGAAATCTACATTTGGTGAAGATGATCATCGAAGTATGAATTTATCAGCAGAAAAGCTAAGACAATATCTGAATGAATTGGAACGGCTTGAGCCTTTGTATGACCATTTCAAAGAGCAAAGCAAAGCACAAGTAAGCCTGAGATTCTGTATATCTCATCCAGCTTGTCAAACAGCAATTCCGGGTGCAAAAACCTCCAGACAAGTTGAGGAAAACAGTTCTGCTTCGGATTTGGGCCCCATTCCGCAAAACATTTTAGATTCATTGGTTTAA